A stretch of DNA from Virgibacillus proomii:
ACATGGCAGGCTGACCGGTTAAATTAGCAAGTTGTGTAAATGGCGTATACGTTAAGCTTGGTAAAAACATATCATATATTAATTCTTGCTGTTCAACTGGATCTGCTTTTTCCATTTCTACTATCATTCGTTTTTTCTCTTCGCTACTCCATGATAATTCCCCTACTTTTGGAGCTGTGTAGGCAGTAGCAGGTGTAATATAGAAATCGTACGTTTGGTGAAAGTCAGCCATTTGCTCAGCCGCAATATCCCAAGCAGTAAGACTTGTAGAGAATTCAGCTGCAGATACAGATTGACCAGCAAGATGTAATAACCATGTTTCTAATTCGACATCGTTTTCTGTAATTTTTCTTTGAATTAATTTTTCTAATTGGGTAAGTAATGCAGCTATTTCTCCACTATTCATTAAATAATAATTGCACATTAACTGCTTACCATCAATTTTTGGTTCTATTTCCTCCACATGATGTCCGCAGTTTTCTAACCATTTCACCGTTTTCATGACAGCAGATTTTGCATCCTCTGACACCGGTGTATCTACCGGTGAAGCAGTTGAAAAAGCAATACGGAGTGATTGTTGAAATGGTTTTTGTAGCCAATCTACATAGTGTTCTAAAAATAAAGGTGCTTGAAAAGCAGCTTCTGGCTGGCAAGTTTTGAGTAAATCAAGCATAGCTGCACTATCTCTTACACTTCTTGAGAGGACAAAATCAATTGCTGCTCCATGCCATTGACGCCCCGCTCCAGGACCTACAGGCGTCCTTCCTCTCGTTGGTTTTAACCCAAATAAGCTGGTAAATGAAGCTGGAATACGAATTG
This window harbors:
- a CDS encoding amidase family protein, producing MNIREYINYDATALADLIKRGETTPKEVLLASLKQLEAVNATLNAVIFERKEKVLNEVEQNEHADSPFAGVPVLLKNTGQRLAGEKNTSGSRLLQDVVADQDTNFVRVFKEAGFQFIGHTNAPEFGLKNITEPELYDATRNPWNKQYSPGGSSGGSAAAVAAGIVPLAGASDGGGSIRIPASFTSLFGLKPTRGRTPVGPGAGRQWHGAAIDFVLSRSVRDSAAMLDLLKTCQPEAAFQAPLFLEHYVDWLQKPFQQSLRIAFSTASPVDTPVSEDAKSAVMKTVKWLENCGHHVEEIEPKIDGKQLMCNYYLMNSGEIAALLTQLEKLIQRKITENDVELETWLLHLAGQSVSAAEFSTSLTAWDIAAEQMADFHQTYDFYITPATAYTAPKVGELSWSSEEKKRMIVEMEKADPVEQQELIYDMFLPSLTYTPFTQLANLTGQPAMSLPVHLSKVGLPLGVQVMANKGEEHRLFQLAYQIEQSDLWIGMNGNPYFQNKEGLFVYTIGN